In one window of Microbacterium sp. PM5 DNA:
- a CDS encoding PHB depolymerase family esterase, producing the protein MRRAIAVIALLAIMASLTACAGSRFDPPALSTAGVSAPGSSEHRLTVGGHDRSYRLYVPAHLSAPAALVVMLHGGYGSAQQAEASYGWDRIADEHGVVILYPDGDGRAWNAGGGCCGRPARDGTDDVAFIAAAVTDVQKRVSIDTGAVFGAGMSNGAMMAYRLACQTTLFAAIGPVSGTMPVGLECAAPAPISVIAVHGVDDTRVLYEGGASTVGTARIDATAQQDVHTLWARAASCDEDVTTSAPPLRTETAACPDSRAVQLVSIAGYGHEWPSPDGGSTPQGEQVYRGWDATAQLWSFFDAHRRAASG; encoded by the coding sequence ATGCGCCGGGCGATCGCCGTCATCGCACTGCTCGCGATCATGGCGAGCCTCACCGCGTGCGCCGGCTCTCGGTTCGACCCGCCTGCGCTCTCCACGGCCGGCGTCAGCGCCCCCGGAAGCTCGGAGCATCGCCTCACCGTCGGCGGCCACGACCGGTCGTATCGGCTGTACGTGCCCGCTCACCTCTCCGCGCCGGCGGCACTCGTCGTGATGCTGCACGGTGGCTACGGGTCGGCGCAGCAGGCCGAGGCGTCGTACGGGTGGGACCGGATCGCCGACGAGCACGGCGTCGTCATCCTCTACCCGGACGGCGATGGGCGGGCCTGGAACGCAGGTGGGGGATGCTGCGGGCGGCCCGCCCGCGACGGCACCGACGACGTGGCGTTCATCGCTGCGGCCGTCACCGACGTGCAGAAGCGGGTTTCGATCGATACCGGGGCCGTCTTCGGCGCCGGCATGTCCAACGGCGCAATGATGGCCTACCGACTCGCGTGCCAGACGACGCTGTTCGCCGCGATCGGCCCCGTGTCGGGAACGATGCCGGTCGGGCTGGAATGCGCGGCTCCCGCCCCGATCTCGGTGATCGCCGTTCACGGCGTGGACGACACCCGTGTGCTCTACGAGGGCGGTGCGTCCACCGTCGGCACCGCCCGGATCGACGCCACCGCACAGCAGGATGTGCACACGCTCTGGGCGCGCGCGGCGTCGTGCGACGAGGACGTCACCACCTCGGCACCGCCGCTGCGCACCGAGACGGCGGCCTGCCCCGATTCCCGCGCGGTGCAGCTGGTCAGCATCGCCGGGTACGGCCACGAATGGCCCTCGCCCGACGGCGGATCCACGCCGCAGGGCGAGCAGGTGTACCGCGGATGGGACGCCACCGCGCAGCTGTGGTCGTTCTTCGACGCGCACCGGCGAGCGGCATCCGGCTGA
- a CDS encoding dihydrofolate reductase family protein, producing the protein MSRVRLDLNISLDGFATTTDQTPENPFGDDWGRLTRDYTATRTFRERVLHDDTGAGTTGVDDEYAQRYFADLGAEIMGAGMFGLHDHGDDPDWRGWWGDEPPFRVPVFVLTHTPRPSIEMANGTSFRFIDASAEDTLAQARAVAAGGDIRIGGGARTARSFLDAGLVDELHVAVVPIILGRGIRLWDDLRGLENGYEVRAEAAESGVTHLTFRR; encoded by the coding sequence ATGAGCCGTGTGCGCCTGGACCTGAACATCTCCCTCGACGGATTCGCGACGACGACCGATCAGACCCCGGAGAACCCTTTCGGTGACGATTGGGGGCGCCTGACCCGCGACTACACCGCGACGCGAACGTTCCGGGAGCGCGTGCTGCACGACGACACGGGCGCAGGGACCACCGGCGTCGACGACGAGTATGCGCAGCGCTACTTCGCCGACCTCGGCGCCGAGATCATGGGCGCGGGCATGTTCGGCCTGCACGACCACGGCGACGACCCCGACTGGCGGGGATGGTGGGGGGACGAGCCGCCGTTCCGCGTGCCCGTGTTCGTGCTCACCCACACGCCGCGGCCGTCCATCGAGATGGCCAACGGCACGAGCTTCCGCTTCATCGATGCGTCAGCCGAGGATACCCTCGCCCAGGCGCGCGCCGTCGCCGCCGGGGGTGACATCCGTATCGGCGGGGGCGCCAGGACGGCGCGCTCCTTCCTCGATGCCGGCCTGGTCGACGAGCTGCACGTCGCTGTCGTGCCCATCATCCTGGGGCGCGGCATCCGCCTCTGGGACGACCTGCGCGGCCTGGAGAACGGGTACGAGGTGCGCGCCGAGGCAGCCGAAAGCGGCGTGACCCACCTCACGTTCCGCCGCTGA
- a CDS encoding LLM class flavin-dependent oxidoreductase, with protein sequence MQRFGTLSFGHYGPLGGGRELTAGDMLHQAIDLAQGMDDLGVNGVAVRVHHFARQQAAPMPLLAAMAAKTKRIEVGTGVIDMRYENPLYLAEEAAAVDLISDGRLALGVSRGSPETVVRGYEKFGYTASDPRGADLAREHMDLFLRAIDGEGLAERDANSPFGGGHGLQRIEPHAPGLRSRVWWGAGSRDTAEWAGRTGLNLMSSTLVTEADGRPFDILQAEQIDRFRAAWAEAGHAGTPRVSVSRSVFPITTAEDELYFGHSQEGDGIGYIDGFRSTFGKTYAAAPDVLVEQLLQDAAVMSADTLMLTIPSQLGVEFNLRIIESFATHVAPALGWQSTLASA encoded by the coding sequence ATGCAACGTTTCGGAACTCTCTCGTTCGGCCACTACGGCCCGCTCGGCGGCGGTCGCGAGCTGACCGCCGGCGACATGCTGCACCAGGCGATCGATCTCGCGCAGGGCATGGACGATCTCGGTGTCAACGGTGTCGCGGTGCGGGTGCACCACTTCGCCCGCCAGCAAGCAGCTCCGATGCCGCTACTGGCGGCGATGGCCGCGAAGACGAAGCGGATCGAGGTCGGCACCGGCGTCATCGACATGCGCTACGAGAACCCGCTGTACCTCGCCGAGGAGGCGGCCGCAGTCGACCTCATCTCCGACGGTCGGCTGGCTCTCGGCGTCAGCCGTGGGTCACCCGAGACGGTCGTGCGCGGCTACGAGAAGTTCGGCTACACGGCATCCGACCCGCGCGGCGCCGACCTCGCCCGCGAGCACATGGACCTGTTCCTGCGCGCGATCGACGGCGAGGGCCTGGCCGAGCGCGACGCCAACTCGCCTTTCGGCGGCGGTCACGGACTGCAGCGCATCGAGCCGCACGCGCCGGGTCTGCGCTCGCGCGTCTGGTGGGGCGCGGGCTCGCGCGACACGGCCGAGTGGGCGGGACGCACGGGACTGAACCTGATGTCCTCGACCCTCGTCACCGAGGCCGACGGACGCCCGTTCGATATTCTGCAGGCCGAGCAGATCGACCGCTTCCGCGCCGCGTGGGCCGAGGCGGGCCACGCCGGCACGCCGCGGGTCTCGGTGAGCCGCTCGGTGTTCCCGATCACGACCGCCGAGGACGAGCTGTACTTCGGCCACAGCCAGGAGGGCGACGGCATCGGCTACATCGACGGCTTCCGCTCGACGTTCGGCAAGACGTATGCCGCCGCGCCCGACGTGCTCGTCGAGCAGCTGCTCCAGGATGCCGCGGTCATGTCCGCCGACACCCTGATGCTCACCATCCCCAGCCAGTTGGGCGTGGAGTTCAACCTCCGCATCATCGAGTCGTTCGCGACGCACGTCGCGCCCGCCCTCGGCTGGCAGTCCACCCTCGCGTCGGCCTGA
- a CDS encoding FBP domain-containing protein: MHALTEAQIRASLINVTQSERRSLTLPNGVSDTPWDALQFYGARDRKLALVGYVVVELDGEPTGLLLRQADARPKSRAQCSWCNDIHLPNDVLLFTAKRVGDAGRRGDTVGTLACDRFQCNENVRRRPASAYIGFDVEAARATRIAALRENVEAFVRSVRDGR; encoded by the coding sequence ATGCACGCACTCACCGAAGCGCAGATCCGCGCATCGCTCATCAACGTCACCCAGTCCGAGCGCCGCAGCCTCACCCTCCCGAACGGCGTCTCCGACACACCCTGGGACGCGCTGCAGTTCTACGGCGCACGCGACCGCAAGCTCGCGCTGGTGGGCTACGTCGTCGTCGAACTCGACGGGGAACCGACCGGGCTGTTGCTGCGACAGGCCGACGCTCGACCGAAGAGTCGCGCGCAGTGCTCGTGGTGCAACGACATCCATCTGCCCAACGACGTGCTGCTGTTCACGGCCAAGCGCGTCGGCGATGCCGGACGGCGCGGCGACACAGTCGGCACGCTCGCCTGCGACCGCTTCCAATGCAATGAGAACGTGCGACGCCGCCCGGCGTCGGCATACATCGGGTTCGACGTCGAGGCCGCGCGCGCGACGCGCATCGCCGCGCTGCGCGAGAACGTCGAGGCCTTCGTGCGCAGCGTCCGCGACGGCCGTTGA
- a CDS encoding aldo/keto reductase — MTRIAHTDIDVFPLALGGNVFGWTADREESFRILDAFHAGGGTFIDTADSYSAWAPGHTGGESETIIGAWLAERGHTDVTVATKVSQHPQFKGLAASTVRAAAEASLERLGVESIDLYYAHFDDADTPLEETVAAFGQLVSDGLVRYTAVSNYSADRIREWVRIARELGVAEPVAIQPHYNLVHRETENDIVPVAEEFGLSLVPYFSLAKGFLTGKYRSTDAAAHDTPRAQGAAVYATPQGLQIIQVLERIGAAHDVSIAATALGWLRAKPTVVAPIASASKLSQVADLLDGGRVELTADEVAELDEVSEWTPTDM; from the coding sequence ATGACCCGCATCGCGCACACCGACATCGACGTCTTCCCCCTCGCCCTCGGCGGCAACGTGTTCGGCTGGACGGCCGACCGCGAGGAGTCCTTCCGGATCCTCGACGCATTCCACGCCGGCGGCGGCACCTTCATCGACACCGCCGACTCCTACAGCGCCTGGGCGCCGGGACACACCGGAGGCGAAAGCGAGACGATCATCGGCGCATGGCTCGCCGAGCGCGGCCACACCGACGTCACGGTGGCCACCAAGGTCAGCCAGCACCCGCAGTTCAAGGGCCTCGCGGCATCCACCGTCCGTGCCGCCGCCGAGGCTTCGCTGGAGCGGCTGGGCGTCGAGTCGATCGACCTGTACTACGCGCACTTCGACGACGCCGACACGCCCCTGGAGGAGACGGTCGCGGCCTTCGGCCAGCTCGTGTCCGACGGTCTCGTCCGCTACACCGCCGTGTCGAACTACTCCGCCGACCGCATTCGCGAGTGGGTGCGCATCGCCCGCGAGCTGGGCGTCGCCGAACCCGTCGCCATCCAGCCCCACTACAACCTCGTGCACCGCGAGACCGAGAACGACATCGTGCCGGTCGCCGAGGAGTTCGGCCTGTCTCTGGTGCCGTACTTCTCGCTCGCGAAGGGCTTCCTGACGGGCAAGTACCGTTCCACGGATGCCGCCGCGCACGACACCCCCCGCGCGCAGGGAGCGGCCGTGTATGCCACCCCCCAGGGGCTTCAGATCATCCAGGTGCTCGAGCGGATCGGCGCCGCGCACGACGTGTCGATCGCCGCGACCGCCCTCGGCTGGCTGCGCGCGAAGCCGACCGTGGTCGCCCCGATCGCGTCGGCCTCGAAGCTGTCGCAGGTCGCCGACCTTCTCGACGGCGGCCGCGTCGAGCTGACGGCCGACGAGGTGGCCGAGCTCGACGAGGTCTCGGAGTGGACTCCGACCGACATGTGA
- a CDS encoding sulfurtransferase: protein MSAAPAVLNVSAYLFTALTDAAQLRGPMRERAVAAGLKGTIILAEEGINLFLAGAAEPLRAYLDELRADPRFAPLRATESWSSAQPFRKMLVKLKREIIRMDRPTIRPAEGRAPAVSPETLRRWLDQGHDDAGREVVMLDTRNAFEVDDGAFEGALDWRLERFTQFPDAVAAHRGELRNKTVVSYCTGGIRCEKAALVLREEGVEAWQLDGGILGWFAAQGQAHYRGDCFVFDERVAVDSALAPATAG, encoded by the coding sequence GTGTCTGCCGCTCCTGCCGTGCTCAACGTGTCCGCTTACCTGTTCACCGCGCTCACGGATGCCGCGCAACTGCGCGGGCCGATGCGGGAGCGGGCGGTCGCTGCGGGGCTGAAGGGGACGATCATCCTCGCCGAGGAAGGGATCAATCTCTTCCTGGCGGGTGCGGCGGAGCCGTTGCGCGCCTACCTCGACGAGCTTCGCGCCGACCCTCGCTTCGCCCCGCTGCGGGCTACCGAGAGCTGGTCTTCCGCGCAGCCGTTTCGCAAGATGCTGGTGAAGCTCAAGCGGGAGATCATCCGGATGGACCGCCCGACGATCCGCCCGGCAGAGGGGCGCGCTCCGGCGGTCTCGCCGGAGACGCTGCGCCGCTGGCTCGATCAGGGGCACGACGACGCGGGCCGCGAGGTCGTCATGCTCGACACCCGCAACGCCTTCGAGGTCGACGACGGTGCCTTCGAAGGGGCCCTGGACTGGCGGCTGGAGCGTTTCACGCAGTTTCCGGATGCCGTCGCCGCACATCGTGGCGAGCTGCGCAACAAGACGGTCGTCAGCTACTGCACCGGCGGCATCCGGTGCGAGAAGGCTGCGCTCGTCCTTCGCGAGGAGGGCGTCGAGGCCTGGCAGCTCGATGGCGGCATCCTGGGGTGGTTCGCTGCGCAGGGGCAGGCGCACTACCGCGGCGACTGCTTCGTGTTCGATGAGCGCGTCGCCGTCGACAGTGCACTCGCACCGGCCACGGCGGGCTGA
- a CDS encoding crosslink repair DNA glycosylase YcaQ family protein, giving the protein MHHLSREQARRIAVRAQLLDADRPGDVVEVGEQLGSIKIDPTATIAPAEQTIPFTRIGWGYEPGQLTKAVEDDRTLFEFDGQFHAASLRPALLAGMRARVFRAQAAGWLEANARFRADVLARLRADGPLLAGQIDDTSQVAHKDEAGWYGSNQVPRMLDLLSSVGEAAVVGREGRQRVWDLGERVYADVPVIDPDEAARVLQERRLQAAGIARQNSRWTPVGTVGEPATVEGSSWSWRVDPAALAALDDDAGGRVAILNPYDGMLFDRPRLTELFEFSFVLEQFKPKAQRRYGYFAHPILVGDRFVGLLDAELDKKKENLVVTAVHEFIELEPEEREMVEAEIGDLADWLSVPVQRAR; this is encoded by the coding sequence ATGCATCACCTGAGTCGGGAGCAGGCGCGACGCATCGCCGTGCGCGCTCAGCTGCTCGACGCCGACCGCCCCGGAGATGTCGTCGAAGTCGGCGAACAGCTCGGGTCGATCAAGATCGATCCCACGGCCACGATCGCGCCCGCTGAGCAGACCATCCCGTTCACCCGGATCGGCTGGGGGTACGAACCCGGCCAGCTCACCAAGGCGGTCGAGGACGATCGGACGCTGTTCGAGTTCGACGGGCAGTTCCACGCGGCATCCCTGCGACCTGCACTGCTCGCAGGCATGCGTGCGCGGGTGTTCCGAGCGCAGGCGGCGGGCTGGTTGGAGGCGAATGCGCGTTTTCGCGCAGACGTTCTCGCGCGCCTGCGCGCCGACGGCCCGTTGCTGGCGGGCCAGATCGACGATACGAGCCAGGTCGCGCACAAGGACGAGGCCGGCTGGTACGGCTCGAACCAGGTGCCGCGGATGCTCGACCTGCTGTCCTCCGTCGGCGAGGCGGCGGTCGTCGGCCGCGAGGGCCGCCAGCGCGTGTGGGACCTGGGTGAGCGGGTGTACGCCGACGTGCCCGTGATCGATCCCGACGAGGCGGCGCGCGTGCTGCAAGAGCGCCGGCTGCAGGCCGCCGGCATCGCGCGGCAGAACTCGCGATGGACGCCGGTGGGCACCGTGGGGGAGCCGGCAACGGTCGAGGGATCGTCATGGTCATGGCGGGTCGATCCGGCAGCACTCGCCGCGCTCGACGACGACGCCGGAGGTCGGGTGGCGATCCTCAATCCGTACGACGGCATGCTCTTCGACCGTCCACGGTTGACCGAGCTCTTCGAGTTCTCCTTCGTGCTCGAGCAGTTCAAGCCCAAGGCCCAACGTCGCTACGGATACTTCGCACACCCCATCCTCGTGGGTGATCGCTTCGTCGGTCTCCTGGATGCCGAGCTGGACAAGAAGAAGGAGAACCTCGTGGTGACCGCCGTGCACGAGTTCATCGAGCTCGAACCCGAGGAGCGCGAGATGGTGGAGGCCGAGATCGGTGATCTGGCCGACTGGCTCAGTGTTCCCGTTCAACGGGCGCGGTGA
- a CDS encoding squalene cyclase — MIDETVRDWLLDSDPTLRWQVERDLLDEPAEVWRATRARIPLEGDGARLLSYQDPDGQWAGGAFFPDGFDVATQDEIPGQPYTATTWTLTTLREWGMDAAALGDTADRLAVSARWEYDDLPYWDGEVDVCINAMTLANGAWLGRDMSPLAAWFDAHQLPDGGWNCEWVDGSVRSSFHSTINAVRGLLAYEELTGDSSVTASRRRGEEYLLARRLRTRLSTGEQVGPWTDLLVYPYRAPFSALKAADHVTAAAVRDGIPLDPRAADTLEIVRAGCQSDGRWLQGFHFPGEVWFPLDVEVGEPSRWVTFLALRALSRAGAASA; from the coding sequence ATGATCGACGAGACGGTTCGGGACTGGCTGCTCGATTCGGACCCCACGCTGCGATGGCAGGTCGAGCGCGACCTCCTGGACGAACCCGCCGAGGTGTGGCGCGCGACGCGCGCCCGAATCCCTCTCGAGGGCGACGGCGCGCGTCTGCTTTCGTATCAGGATCCCGACGGGCAGTGGGCGGGCGGCGCCTTCTTTCCGGACGGCTTCGATGTCGCCACCCAGGATGAGATTCCCGGTCAGCCGTACACCGCGACGACCTGGACACTGACGACCCTGCGCGAGTGGGGGATGGATGCCGCCGCGCTCGGCGACACGGCCGACCGGCTGGCCGTGAGCGCCCGTTGGGAGTACGACGATCTGCCCTATTGGGACGGTGAGGTCGATGTCTGCATCAACGCGATGACGCTGGCGAACGGGGCGTGGCTGGGTCGCGACATGTCGCCGCTCGCCGCGTGGTTTGACGCTCATCAGCTGCCGGACGGCGGCTGGAACTGCGAGTGGGTCGACGGGTCGGTGCGCTCATCGTTCCACTCGACGATCAATGCCGTGCGCGGCCTGCTCGCGTATGAGGAGCTGACCGGTGACAGCTCTGTGACGGCCTCGCGGCGACGAGGCGAGGAGTACCTGCTCGCCCGGCGTCTGCGCACCCGCCTGTCGACCGGCGAACAGGTCGGACCCTGGACGGATCTGCTCGTGTATCCCTACCGAGCGCCGTTCAGTGCGCTGAAGGCCGCCGACCACGTCACGGCGGCGGCCGTGCGCGACGGCATCCCGCTCGATCCGCGTGCCGCGGACACTCTCGAGATCGTGCGTGCCGGCTGTCAGAGCGACGGTCGCTGGCTACAGGGGTTTCACTTTCCCGGCGAGGTGTGGTTCCCCCTGGATGTCGAGGTCGGTGAGCCCTCCAGATGGGTGACGTTCCTCGCACTGCGCGCGCTGTCGCGGGCGGGAGCGGCGTCGGCCTGA
- a CDS encoding aminotransferase class V-fold PLP-dependent enzyme — MSRRAFSTRQLHDRPRRDHGAIAAARATPIYLTAGFEFGEYDDAAAHFGRGEGYAYTRIGNPTIDAVEHTLAALEGGSQALLLASGQAATTVALLSLLEAGQHIVASTHIYEGTRGLLRENLPRLGVTTDFVSEIDDLSAWEAAILPTTRALFAESISNASNRLVDIPALAALAHRHGIVLVIDNTFATPYLVRPLELGADIVVHSASKFLAGHGSVLGGAIVDSGRIDAATIAQTYPHLVAPGRGGAPSIFERTGADARIAYARESVAPRFGPTPSPLNAFLIGQGIETLSLRVERQSANAWALAQWLEARPEVAAVDYVGLASHRDHQLAQRDLADGFGSVFSFTLHGDAQTARRFVEALDVFTHMTHLGDVRSLVLHPASTSHAALTDAERAAVGVHPGTLRVSIGIEDVHDLIDDLAQALSVASDVPVAVLA, encoded by the coding sequence GTGAGCAGGCGAGCATTCAGCACACGGCAGCTGCACGACCGGCCGCGGCGAGACCACGGCGCGATCGCGGCGGCCCGTGCGACACCGATCTATCTCACCGCCGGCTTCGAGTTCGGCGAGTACGACGACGCCGCCGCGCATTTCGGTCGGGGAGAGGGCTACGCCTACACGCGCATCGGCAATCCGACGATCGACGCGGTCGAGCACACCCTGGCCGCCCTGGAAGGCGGCTCGCAGGCACTGCTGCTGGCCAGCGGCCAGGCGGCGACGACGGTCGCTTTGCTTTCGCTGCTCGAAGCGGGGCAGCACATTGTGGCATCGACCCACATCTACGAGGGAACCCGCGGCCTGTTGCGCGAAAACCTGCCACGTTTGGGCGTGACGACCGATTTCGTCAGCGAGATCGACGACCTCTCCGCCTGGGAGGCCGCCATCCTCCCGACGACCCGTGCGCTGTTCGCAGAATCGATCTCCAACGCGAGCAACCGACTCGTCGACATTCCGGCGCTTGCGGCGCTCGCGCATCGGCACGGGATCGTTCTGGTCATCGACAACACCTTCGCCACTCCGTACCTCGTCCGACCGCTCGAGCTCGGCGCCGACATCGTGGTCCACTCTGCGAGCAAGTTCCTCGCCGGCCACGGCAGCGTGCTCGGCGGCGCCATCGTCGACAGTGGCCGTATCGACGCCGCGACGATCGCGCAGACCTACCCGCATCTGGTGGCGCCGGGTCGGGGCGGCGCGCCGAGCATCTTCGAGCGGACGGGCGCAGACGCGCGCATCGCGTATGCCCGTGAGTCGGTTGCTCCGCGATTCGGCCCCACGCCCTCGCCGCTGAACGCGTTTCTGATCGGACAGGGCATCGAGACTCTCAGCTTGCGGGTCGAGCGCCAGAGCGCCAACGCGTGGGCACTCGCGCAATGGCTGGAAGCGCGCCCCGAAGTGGCCGCGGTCGACTACGTCGGTCTCGCTTCGCATCGCGATCATCAACTCGCCCAGCGCGATCTCGCCGACGGGTTCGGATCCGTGTTCAGCTTCACACTCCACGGTGACGCCCAGACGGCGCGCCGGTTCGTCGAGGCCCTCGACGTCTTCACCCACATGACGCACCTCGGCGATGTGCGCTCGCTCGTGCTGCACCCGGCATCCACCTCCCACGCGGCGCTGACCGACGCCGAGCGCGCCGCGGTCGGCGTGCACCCCGGAACGCTGCGGGTCTCGATCGGCATCGAAGACGTCCACGACTTGATCGACGACCTCGCCCAGGCGTTGTCGGTCGCCAGCGACGTTCCCGTCGCGGTGCTCGCGTGA
- a CDS encoding LLM class flavin-dependent oxidoreductase, translating to MSRLQHFGWFLARGFGPHGWGHPYLDWNWDWTRPDLYQQSARELERAGFEFVLIEDAPSLGSPETIDLRVRHAFGGPKLDPLLLAPYLFQATTRLGVIPTVNPAAYLPYTAARQFATLQHLSGDRLGLNVVTDTGSARHFGGAPQLSHDAAYDRAEEWLDGIRALWNSWGEGSLVRDAATGVYADGTKLDPVRHRGEYFAFDGPLNAVPFRRGEPVIASPGGSGRGLGFAGANSDIQLALAPLTEQSVRAYRAKIHAAAAERGRAPSDVKILFALQPVIVSSAEEADRVVAASAHPDDAALRVIAQRQSSDLETDLTVLDLDAPLPEGIFAEHVSQGSIRRLIGDRDAATAPLRTHLTALSRAGRISDRTGFVGTAEEFADLVEELGEWGNDGVLLWGDLHPVTIHRTLDELVPVLRRRGILRDELSDGGLRASLQSF from the coding sequence GTGAGCCGGCTGCAGCACTTCGGCTGGTTCCTGGCGCGCGGGTTCGGGCCGCATGGCTGGGGGCATCCGTACCTGGACTGGAACTGGGACTGGACGCGTCCCGATCTCTACCAGCAGTCCGCACGAGAGCTCGAACGTGCCGGCTTCGAGTTCGTGCTCATCGAGGACGCGCCCTCGCTCGGCTCGCCCGAGACCATCGACCTGCGCGTACGGCACGCCTTCGGCGGTCCGAAGCTCGACCCGCTGCTGCTGGCCCCGTACCTCTTCCAAGCGACGACCCGCCTGGGTGTGATCCCGACGGTCAACCCGGCCGCGTACCTTCCCTACACGGCCGCCCGCCAGTTCGCGACGCTGCAGCATCTCAGCGGCGACCGGCTCGGATTGAACGTCGTGACCGACACCGGAAGCGCCCGCCACTTCGGTGGCGCTCCACAGCTGAGTCATGACGCGGCCTACGATCGCGCCGAGGAGTGGCTCGACGGCATCCGCGCCCTCTGGAACTCGTGGGGTGAGGGGTCGCTGGTGCGCGATGCGGCCACCGGCGTCTACGCCGACGGCACGAAACTGGATCCGGTGCGACACCGCGGCGAGTACTTCGCTTTCGACGGCCCGCTCAATGCCGTGCCGTTCCGGCGCGGCGAACCCGTCATCGCCTCACCCGGAGGGTCGGGGCGTGGGCTCGGCTTCGCGGGCGCGAACTCCGACATCCAACTGGCGCTCGCGCCGCTGACGGAGCAGAGCGTGCGCGCCTACCGCGCGAAGATCCACGCCGCCGCCGCGGAGCGCGGGCGGGCGCCGTCCGACGTCAAGATCCTGTTCGCGCTGCAGCCGGTGATCGTCTCGTCGGCGGAGGAGGCGGACCGGGTCGTCGCCGCCTCCGCGCACCCCGACGACGCCGCTCTGCGTGTGATCGCCCAACGGCAGTCGAGCGACCTCGAGACCGACCTCACCGTCCTCGATCTGGATGCTCCGCTGCCGGAAGGCATTTTCGCTGAACACGTCTCGCAAGGATCCATCCGTCGGCTCATCGGCGACCGGGATGCCGCGACCGCGCCACTGCGGACCCACCTCACCGCGCTGTCACGGGCGGGTCGCATCTCGGACCGCACCGGCTTCGTGGGCACGGCGGAGGAGTTCGCCGATCTCGTCGAGGAACTCGGCGAGTGGGGCAACGACGGGGTGCTGCTGTGGGGCGACCTGCACCCCGTGACGATCCACCGCACGCTCGACGAGCTCGTACCGGTGCTGCGTCGCCGCGGCATCCTGCGCGACGAGCTGTCGGACGGCGGCCTGCGCGCGAGCCTGCAGTCGTTCTGA
- a CDS encoding ABC transporter substrate-binding protein, with amino-acid sequence MSALRTSRVGARLALAATALTVTALALTGCGSSGSLEQPAATGGATGSSETITIGSQAYYSNEIIAEIYAQALEGAGFTVDRKFNIGQRDAIVPSLQNGTISLTPEYTGNLLQYFDKSTTATTTEDVYAALKKALPEGLSVLDQASATDQDSYNVTAAFAAQHNLKSIADLANVPNLVLGGAPELEQRPYGPTGLKDKYGVTVTFSATADTTVDELVAGGIQLADVYSADPSIKTKNLVTLEDPKGLFLASHVVPLVGSSFPADAADVINAVDAKLTPEGLVALNVESKVDQKSTKDIAAAWLKSNGLG; translated from the coding sequence ATGTCCGCACTGCGCACCTCCCGCGTAGGAGCGCGCCTGGCCCTGGCGGCCACGGCGCTCACCGTCACCGCCCTCGCCCTCACCGGCTGCGGCTCCAGCGGCTCCCTCGAGCAGCCGGCCGCCACCGGCGGCGCGACCGGCTCGTCCGAGACGATCACCATCGGCTCGCAGGCCTACTACTCGAACGAGATCATCGCCGAGATCTACGCTCAGGCGCTCGAAGGCGCCGGCTTCACGGTGGACCGCAAGTTCAACATCGGACAGCGCGACGCGATCGTGCCGTCACTGCAGAACGGCACGATCTCGCTGACCCCGGAGTACACCGGAAACCTTCTGCAGTACTTCGACAAGAGCACCACCGCCACGACCACCGAGGACGTGTACGCGGCCCTCAAGAAGGCACTGCCCGAAGGACTGAGCGTGCTCGACCAGGCGTCGGCGACCGACCAGGACTCCTACAACGTGACGGCGGCCTTCGCAGCGCAGCACAACCTCAAGAGCATCGCTGACCTGGCGAACGTGCCGAACCTCGTCCTCGGCGGCGCGCCCGAGCTCGAACAGCGCCCCTACGGTCCGACCGGACTGAAGGACAAGTACGGCGTCACGGTGACTTTCAGCGCCACGGCCGACACGACCGTCGACGAGCTCGTCGCCGGCGGCATCCAGCTGGCCGACGTGTACAGCGCCGACCCGAGCATCAAGACGAAGAACCTCGTGACGCTGGAAGACCCGAAGGGTCTGTTCCTCGCGTCGCACGTCGTGCCGCTCGTGGGAAGCTCGTTCCCGGCCGACGCGGCGGACGTCATCAACGCGGTGGACGCGAAGCTCACCCCCGAGGGCCTCGTCGCGCTGAACGTCGAGTCCAAGGTCGACCAGAAGTCCACGAAGGACATCGCCGCCGCCTGGCTGAAGTCCAACGGCCTGGGCTGA